The genomic interval GGTCCCCGGGAGCGGCGAGGCCAGAGcgaggcagggaggcagagccTCGCTGTGCGGCCTCAGTCCGGGGCAAACGGGCTGCCTAAACACTCGTACTGGTTGGACCTCTGGCTCTTCATCCTTTTCGACGCGGTGGTATTTCTCTTCGTGTATTTTTTGCCATGGTGAGTATCTTGAATGCAGAATTGGAGTGGTAAGGATCTTAGAGAGCCCTTGCTCTGTTTTGGGCGGGGAGGAGACTGAATTGCAGAGAGTTTGT from Saimiri boliviensis isolate mSaiBol1 chromosome 3, mSaiBol1.pri, whole genome shotgun sequence carries:
- the ARLN gene encoding sarcoplasmic/endoplasmic reticulum calcium ATPase regulator ARLN, giving the protein MEVDAPGGDGRDGPRERRGQSEAGRQSLAVRPQSGANGLPKHSYWLDLWLFILFDAVVFLFVYFLP